The genomic DNA TGGGAAAAGGACAGCATTGCTACAGATTTCCCGTCTTAAACAGGTTATCGATAAGTAACTAAGGAGTTTCGTGAGGAGGTTCAAAAATAATGAAAAAACGCATATTAGGAAAATCCGGCCTTGAAGTTTCTGCAATCGGTTTGGGCTGTATGGGTATGAGCCATGGTTATGGGCCTGCGGCAGATAAGCAGGAAATGATTAAGCTTATTCATGCGGCAGTTGACAGAGGCATTACTTTTTTTGACACTGCCGAGGTTTATGGCCCATACGCAAACGAGGAATTGGTAGGTGAAGCGCTTGCTCCATTCAAAGGAAAAGTTGTAATAGCGACTAAGTTTGGCATCAAAATGGTAAACGGCAGACAAGTGCTTGATAGTAAGCCGGAGACAATCAGAAAATCGGTTGAAGGTTCTCTTAAACGGCTTAAAGTTGATACAATTGATCTGTATTACCAGCATCGTGTTGATACAGATGTACCTGTTGAGGAAGTAGCCGGAGTAATAAAGGATTTAATTAGGGAAGGCAAGATTAAGTATTGGGGGCTTTCTGAAGCAGGGGTTAATACCATTCGCCGCGCGCATTCGGTTCAGCCGCTTACTGCTGTTCAAAGTGAGTATTCAATGATGTGGAGATTTCCTGAAGAAGAAGTGCTTCCCGCTCTAGAGGAACTTGGTATCGGTTTTGTTCCATTTAGTCCGCTGGGAAAGGGATTTCTCACAGGAACGATTGGCAAGGATGCAACATTTGACAGCTCAGATTTTCGGAGTATTGTTCCCCGTTTTAAACCGGAAAATTTGGAAGCAAATCAGGTCTTGGTTGATTTAATCAAAAAAGTTGCCGCAGATAAAAACGCGACGCCTTCCCAAATTGCACTTACATGGGTTCTTGCACAGAAACCATGGATTGTTCCGATTCCTGGCACACGCAAATTAGAGCGTCTTGAAGAAAATCTTGGGGCGGCAGAGATTAATCTGACTTCTGATGAACTCAATACTTTAAATGATGCTCTTTCCAAAATAAAAGTTTATGGGGATCGGTACCCGGCAGGCTCCGATTATGCAAACAGAGCAGGTAAATAACGAAGCAGGTGTTATTAAATTTGATGAATTAATGATATTTCGCCTTGAATCAAT from Desulforamulus hydrothermalis Lam5 = DSM 18033 includes the following:
- a CDS encoding aldo/keto reductase yields the protein MKKRILGKSGLEVSAIGLGCMGMSHGYGPAADKQEMIKLIHAAVDRGITFFDTAEVYGPYANEELVGEALAPFKGKVVIATKFGIKMVNGRQVLDSKPETIRKSVEGSLKRLKVDTIDLYYQHRVDTDVPVEEVAGVIKDLIREGKIKYWGLSEAGVNTIRRAHSVQPLTAVQSEYSMMWRFPEEEVLPALEELGIGFVPFSPLGKGFLTGTIGKDATFDSSDFRSIVPRFKPENLEANQVLVDLIKKVAADKNATPSQIALTWVLAQKPWIVPIPGTRKLERLEENLGAAEINLTSDELNTLNDALSKIKVYGDRYPAGSDYANRAGK